GGAACGCCTTTGGCGTCTCGCTGCTGATCATCGTGGTGAGCGTGGTCGGCTCCTTTGCCTTGGGCCTGCCGCTGGCGCTCTTGGCCAACATCAGGTCGCCGCTGCGCTGGCTCGTCCGGGTGGCGCTGCTGATTCCCTGGGCCATGCCGAGGGTGTTGACGGGCCTCATGTTCGCCTGGCTCTTCAACAGCACCTCGGGGGTCATCAACGACCTCTTGGCGCGCATCGGTATCGAGGGGCCGCTGTGGCTGGCGCGTACCACCCCGGCGATGGCCGCGGTCAACATCACCATCATCTGGAGCGCCTCGTCCTTTGTCGGGCTCATCTTGCTGGCCGGTTTGCAGTCGATCGACGAAAGCCTCTATGAAGCGGCCAAGGTGGACGGCGCCAGCGCCTGGCAGCGCTTCTGGTCGATCACCCTGCCGCTGCTGCGGCCTGCCATCGCCGTGGCGCTCATCTTCCGCACATTGACCGCCATTCAGACCTTCGACGAGCCCTTCGCCATGACCGGGGGCGGCCCGGGGCGGTCGCTCGAGACCTTGGGCATCTACGTCTACAACACCACCATCAACTTGAACATCGGCTACGCGGCGGCCTTGTCGGTCTCGCTCTTCG
This DNA window, taken from Deinococcota bacterium, encodes the following:
- a CDS encoding sugar ABC transporter permease; amino-acid sequence: MATSPAKASYHKPGLFKRLRDGNLTEAQLGFILLVPAFVVLLLVMFYPIVNVLWQSLHFERLNLPAGGRPFIGLENFERMLWGSDMTWSMDRLPGWRLAGLAVLPFLWLSAFRGGMKRSAALWWTLWWTLLIVAVFAVLMGFQPGEEGRWGDRRFWNAFGVSLLIIVVSVVGSFALGLPLALLANIRSPLRWLVRVALLIPWAMPRVLTGLMFAWLFNSTSGVINDLLARIGIEGPLWLARTTPAMAAVNITIIWSASSFVGLILLAGLQSIDESLYEAAKVDGASAWQRFWSITLPLLRPAIAVALIFRTLTAIQTFDEPFAMTGGGPGRSLETLGIYVYNTTINLNIGYAAALSVSLFVLSLLITVLYLRWIYTDD